In bacterium, the following are encoded in one genomic region:
- a CDS encoding inorganic phosphate transporter, producing MLLVLLVVCVFFLAWANGANDNFKGVATLYGSGTTTFRTALIWATGATLAGSVLSVAFASKLVSAFRGKGLVPDEFLGVGLLVAVAGAGAATILLATFLGMPTSTTHALTGALVGAGLAAAGTSGVGWGALATKFAQPLLLSPLLSIAFTALLYVVFRFARERLQVEKETCVCVGERGERELVPLGAVGMSALAGAPAIEVGVGQASECVERYAGRVFGIRAQGAVDFVHYLSAGAVCFARAVNDTPKIAALLFGVVALGSSLTTPVLGAVALAMAAGGWLHSRKVAETMSKHITELNTGQGLTANLMTAVLVLGASRIGVPVSTTHVSCGAIFGIGLVNGKLEWSTIGKIAATWLTT from the coding sequence ATGTTGCTCGTGCTGCTGGTCGTTTGCGTTTTCTTTCTGGCCTGGGCAAACGGTGCCAACGACAACTTCAAGGGTGTTGCGACGCTCTACGGCAGCGGCACGACGACCTTCCGGACGGCCCTGATCTGGGCCACCGGAGCTACGCTCGCCGGGAGCGTGCTCTCGGTGGCCTTTGCTTCGAAGCTGGTCAGTGCGTTTCGCGGCAAAGGGCTGGTGCCCGACGAGTTTCTCGGGGTGGGCCTTCTGGTGGCCGTCGCCGGGGCGGGTGCCGCGACGATTCTCCTGGCCACGTTTCTGGGCATGCCAACTTCGACCACGCATGCGTTGACCGGTGCGCTCGTCGGTGCCGGCCTGGCGGCAGCCGGGACCTCGGGAGTGGGTTGGGGAGCGCTGGCGACGAAGTTCGCGCAGCCGCTTCTCCTGAGCCCCTTGCTCTCGATAGCGTTCACGGCGCTGCTCTATGTCGTCTTCCGTTTCGCGCGCGAGCGATTGCAGGTCGAGAAGGAGACCTGCGTCTGTGTCGGAGAACGGGGCGAGAGAGAGCTCGTTCCGTTGGGCGCGGTCGGAATGTCAGCGTTGGCTGGAGCTCCGGCCATCGAGGTCGGTGTCGGGCAGGCCAGTGAATGCGTCGAGAGGTATGCCGGTCGGGTGTTCGGGATCCGGGCGCAGGGAGCGGTGGACTTCGTTCACTACCTGAGTGCCGGAGCGGTGTGCTTCGCGCGGGCGGTCAATGACACCCCCAAGATCGCGGCGCTTCTTTTTGGCGTGGTGGCGCTCGGAAGCTCGCTGACGACGCCAGTGCTGGGCGCGGTCGCGCTTGCCATGGCCGCCGGCGGATGGCTGCACTCGCGCAAGGTCGCCGAGACCATGTCCAAGCACATCACCGAGCTCAACACCGGTCAGGGGCTGACCGCCAATCTGATGACCGCTGTTCTGGTTCTGGGAGCGTCGCGGATAGGTGTGCCTGTGTCGACGACCCACGTATCTTGCGGGGCGATCTTCGGTATCGGGTTGGTCAACGGCAAGCTCGAATGGAGCACGATCGGCAAGATCGCGGCGACTTGGCTGACGACCC
- a CDS encoding MFS transporter — protein MIETHTPRSLGPIASISERMLLRSGFLLTGVMAVVLGPLIPVLEEAWGIDHAQTGSLFLAQFTASSLGAIVSSINLRRSIVTGYALSAVSLFGLVLGGWPLARLFMAVSGFSLGLLISGSNLTVARWNPENRGAALSTLNLIWGIGAMISPLLFAVFADSLGAFGLLRLLGLLSVGASLALAFKLRNPAIADTTEDGGAHSAGPSVPMLSLVAALLFFYVGTEISIGGWLVALSDQFSAERSALSLIIGSGFWAAVLVGRAIAAIALRRLTETAVYSASLLVAGTGAVGLFLADSRAAVAGGALLAGLGLAALYPLTISILAAVTASGRSRFAGLIMACGGFGGAVLPWLTGRLSEASGEASAAVESSLSRGFLVPIAGLVVLAALFATYQTVRRASGWRPS, from the coding sequence ATGATTGAAACTCATACGCCCCGCTCGCTCGGGCCGATCGCCTCGATCTCGGAGCGGATGCTGCTTCGATCCGGCTTTCTCCTGACCGGAGTGATGGCCGTGGTCCTGGGCCCCCTCATCCCGGTGCTCGAGGAAGCCTGGGGCATCGACCACGCCCAAACCGGCTCCCTTTTTCTGGCCCAGTTCACCGCCAGCTCGCTCGGAGCGATCGTATCCAGTATCAACCTGCGCCGGAGCATCGTCACCGGCTATGCGCTCTCGGCGGTTTCGCTGTTCGGACTCGTTCTCGGCGGCTGGCCTCTGGCCCGTCTCTTCATGGCGGTTTCGGGATTCTCACTGGGCCTCTTGATTTCGGGCTCCAACCTCACGGTCGCCCGCTGGAACCCCGAGAACCGGGGTGCGGCGCTTTCTACGCTCAACCTCATCTGGGGCATCGGAGCGATGATCTCGCCTCTGCTGTTCGCCGTGTTCGCGGACTCGCTCGGCGCCTTCGGGCTGCTCAGGCTTCTTGGACTGCTTTCCGTTGGTGCAAGCCTGGCCCTGGCCTTCAAGCTCCGCAATCCCGCGATCGCCGACACCACCGAAGACGGCGGGGCACATAGCGCCGGCCCGTCGGTTCCGATGCTCTCACTGGTCGCCGCCCTGCTTTTTTTCTACGTCGGCACCGAGATCTCGATCGGCGGCTGGTTGGTGGCGCTGTCGGACCAGTTCTCGGCAGAGCGCTCGGCGCTCTCGTTGATTATCGGCTCCGGTTTCTGGGCCGCGGTCTTGGTGGGCCGAGCCATCGCGGCCATCGCACTCCGCCGCCTCACCGAGACGGCCGTGTACTCAGCTTCGTTGCTCGTGGCAGGGACCGGCGCGGTCGGTCTATTTCTGGCTGACTCCCGCGCAGCCGTTGCCGGAGGCGCACTTCTCGCGGGCCTGGGACTCGCGGCTCTGTATCCGCTGACCATCTCGATCCTGGCGGCGGTCACGGCTTCGGGCCGATCCCGCTTCGCCGGCTTGATCATGGCCTGCGGCGGCTTCGGCGGAGCGGTCCTGCCCTGGTTGACCGGTCGATTGTCCGAAGCCTCGGGCGAGGCCTCGGCTGCCGTCGAGAGCTCGCTGAGCCGCGGCTTCCTCGTCCCGATCGCAGGACTCGTCGTATTGGCCGCTCTCTTCGCGACCTATCAGACCGTCCGGCGCGCTTCCGGGTGGCGGCCATCCTGA